In Haloplanus rubicundus, one DNA window encodes the following:
- a CDS encoding lipoyl protein ligase domain-containing protein, which produces MRVLRGRAATIAADRERTRTMLARTGETGEPAVRVWAPHRQVAFGRREAAEPGYDRAVAAARERGFDPVERSVGGRAVAYTGSTVAFAHAVPVADPRVGLDDRYDAAVGSLRRALASLGVDAVPGEPPDAFCPGSHSLQCEGKVVGIAQRVRTDATLVAGCVVVADRGAFADVVDAVYGALEQPFDPASVGSVAAAGGPSDPDPVIDAVERQLVGDAATTVSRIGNGHT; this is translated from the coding sequence ATGCGTGTCCTCCGCGGCCGGGCGGCGACCATCGCGGCCGACCGGGAGCGAACCCGGACGATGCTCGCCCGGACGGGCGAGACGGGTGAGCCGGCGGTCCGGGTGTGGGCGCCACACCGCCAGGTGGCGTTCGGGCGGCGCGAGGCGGCCGAGCCGGGGTACGACCGCGCCGTCGCGGCCGCCCGCGAACGCGGCTTCGACCCGGTCGAGCGGTCGGTCGGCGGTCGGGCCGTCGCCTACACGGGGTCGACCGTCGCGTTCGCCCACGCCGTGCCCGTCGCGGACCCGCGGGTCGGCCTCGACGACCGCTACGACGCGGCGGTCGGGAGCCTCCGGCGCGCGCTCGCGAGCCTCGGCGTCGACGCCGTCCCCGGCGAACCGCCCGACGCGTTCTGTCCGGGCAGTCACTCGCTCCAGTGTGAGGGGAAGGTCGTGGGTATCGCTCAGCGGGTCCGCACCGACGCCACCCTCGTCGCCGGCTGTGTCGTCGTCGCCGACCGCGGGGCGTTCGCGGACGTGGTCGACGCGGTGTACGGCGCCCTCGAACAGCCCTTCGACCCGGCGAGCGTCGGGAGCGTCGCGGCCGCGGGCGGGCCGAGCGACCCCGACCCGGTGATCGACGCGGTCGAACGGCAACTCGTGGGCGACGCGGCGACGACCGTCAGCCGGATCGGGAACGGGCACACTTAG
- a CDS encoding dihydroorotase, translated as MLVRNATLADGRVRDVRIEGERIDAVGRDLTGAGEVVDAAERLLLPGAVDAHVHFREPGAPHKETWRTGSRSAAAGGVTTVVDQPNTDPPTTTGAAYDQKELCADDSLVDYGINGGVTPDWDPETLFDRPVFALGEVFLADSTGEMGIDGDLFEDAVHRASEAGVPVTVHAEDATLFDESARDRAGEGTGRGANADAWSAYRAAEAEIAAVERAVEIGVDAGARLHIAHTSTPEAVNIVADAPDTVTCEVTPHHCLLSRDDLRDLGTFGRMNPPLRSEKRRVALYDRVVRGRVDLIATDHAPHARAEKETTLLDAPSGVPGVETMVPLLLAETLDGPLTAERVRDLTAATPAETFGLDRKGRVEAGMDADLALYDLDSPRTVRGSRLHSKCGWTPFEGRPGVFPEWTLVRGERVYDGAMDTFGSTDGANVRR; from the coding sequence ATGCTCGTACGGAACGCGACGCTGGCCGACGGCCGCGTTCGCGACGTTCGGATCGAGGGGGAGCGCATCGACGCCGTTGGCCGTGATCTGACGGGGGCGGGCGAAGTCGTCGACGCCGCCGAGCGACTCCTGCTTCCCGGCGCCGTCGACGCTCACGTCCACTTCCGGGAGCCCGGCGCCCCGCACAAGGAGACGTGGCGAACCGGCTCCCGGAGCGCCGCCGCGGGCGGGGTCACGACCGTCGTCGACCAGCCCAACACCGACCCGCCGACGACGACGGGCGCGGCGTACGACCAGAAGGAACTCTGTGCCGACGACTCGCTGGTCGACTACGGCATCAACGGCGGCGTCACGCCCGACTGGGACCCCGAGACGCTGTTCGACCGCCCCGTCTTCGCGCTCGGGGAAGTCTTCCTCGCCGACTCGACGGGCGAGATGGGCATCGACGGCGACCTGTTCGAGGACGCGGTCCATCGCGCGAGCGAGGCGGGCGTCCCCGTCACCGTCCACGCCGAGGACGCGACGCTGTTCGACGAGAGCGCGCGGGACCGGGCGGGCGAGGGGACGGGTCGGGGAGCAAACGCCGACGCGTGGAGCGCCTACCGCGCCGCCGAGGCGGAAATCGCCGCCGTCGAACGTGCCGTCGAAATCGGCGTCGACGCGGGCGCACGACTCCACATCGCCCACACCAGCACGCCCGAGGCCGTCAATATCGTCGCCGATGCCCCCGACACCGTGACCTGCGAAGTGACGCCGCACCACTGCCTGCTCTCCCGTGACGACCTGCGTGATCTGGGCACGTTCGGGCGGATGAACCCGCCGCTCCGGAGCGAGAAGCGCCGTGTGGCCCTCTACGACCGCGTCGTCCGCGGGCGGGTCGACCTGATCGCCACGGACCACGCTCCGCACGCGCGCGCCGAGAAGGAGACGACACTACTCGACGCGCCGAGCGGCGTGCCCGGTGTCGAGACGATGGTGCCCTTGCTCCTCGCGGAGACGCTCGACGGCCCGCTGACGGCCGAGCGCGTCCGGGACCTGACGGCGGCGACGCCGGCGGAGACGTTCGGTCTCGACCGGAAAGGGCGCGTCGAGGCGGGGATGGACGCCGACCTGGCGCTGTACGATCTCGATAGCCCGCGGACGGTCCGGGGGAGTCGGCTCCACTCGAAATGTGGGTGGACGCCGTTCGAGGGGCGACCGGGCGTCTTCCCCGAGTGGACGCTGGTGCGCGGCGAACGCGTCTACGACGGCGCGATGGACACCTTCGGATCGACCGACGGCGCTAACGTCAGGCGCTAA
- a CDS encoding DUF5806 family protein, with product MSDDAQADGSVDDDSGAGAAPSASDAGPSTDADVPPDVRKYERFKKMDGAQYERVNDFLRDRTYVTAREWAIARLCVDFRTETGVEMTKIGENLPELVPFMTDTYSPQAVNQARASFEEKVQKAGATFLYGAMSGFFTAEELDEMMYEVTEVAKFLLEVEGVDLSVAEELDAEDRVSEVMREVRESSETLRDDLD from the coding sequence ATGAGCGACGACGCGCAGGCCGACGGGTCCGTAGACGACGACTCCGGAGCCGGGGCCGCTCCGTCGGCGTCGGATGCCGGGCCGTCGACCGACGCCGACGTGCCGCCCGACGTGCGCAAGTACGAGCGCTTCAAGAAGATGGACGGCGCCCAGTACGAGCGCGTCAACGACTTCCTCCGCGACCGGACGTACGTCACCGCCCGCGAGTGGGCCATCGCCCGCCTCTGTGTCGACTTCCGCACCGAGACGGGCGTGGAGATGACGAAAATCGGCGAGAACCTGCCCGAACTCGTCCCCTTCATGACCGACACCTACTCGCCGCAGGCGGTCAACCAAGCCCGGGCGTCCTTCGAGGAGAAAGTCCAGAAGGCCGGCGCGACCTTCCTCTACGGCGCCATGTCCGGCTTCTTCACCGCCGAGGAGTTGGACGAGATGATGTACGAGGTGACCGAGGTGGCGAAGTTCCTGTTGGAGGTGGAGGGCGTCGACCTCTCGGTCGCCGAGGAACTCGACGCCGAGGACCGCGTCTCGGAGGTCATGCGCGAGGTGCGCGAGTCGAGCGAAACGCTCCGAGACGACCTCGATTAG
- a CDS encoding IS6 family transposase: protein MAEITRLSGNNDWIDLDFVERERTPEPAMKLGIQMHLAGLSLSNTVSALDSLGVERSRKAVHDWVQKADLQPVSGKAPNQVAVDETVIRINDQQFWLYAAADPQTNELLHLRLFSTTTIGLTELFLNELREKHDVESALFLVDGAKHLQTALDRSGLRFQTERHGNRNAIERIFREVKRRTSSFSNCFSHVEPATAENWLQSFARWHNAPN, encoded by the coding sequence ATGGCAGAAATCACACGCCTCAGCGGGAATAACGACTGGATTGATTTGGATTTTGTGGAGCGAGAGCGGACACCCGAGCCGGCGATGAAGCTCGGTATTCAGATGCATCTGGCTGGACTATCACTTTCGAATACCGTCTCTGCTCTTGATAGTTTGGGTGTCGAACGTTCTCGAAAAGCGGTTCACGATTGGGTACAGAAGGCCGATCTACAGCCGGTCAGCGGAAAGGCTCCGAATCAGGTTGCGGTTGACGAAACCGTGATTCGAATCAACGATCAGCAGTTCTGGCTGTACGCCGCCGCGGATCCACAGACGAACGAATTACTCCATCTACGGCTGTTTTCGACCACTACAATCGGTCTCACCGAACTCTTTCTCAACGAACTGCGGGAGAAACACGATGTCGAATCCGCCCTGTTTCTCGTCGATGGCGCCAAACATCTCCAAACTGCACTCGACCGATCGGGGCTCCGATTTCAGACAGAACGCCACGGAAATCGGAATGCCATTGAACGTATCTTTAGAGAAGTAAAACGACGAACCTCTTCGTTTTCAAACTGTTTTAGCCACGTCGAACCAGCAACAGCTGAAAACTGGTTGCAGAGTTTCGCTCGCTGGCACAATGCTCCAAACTAA
- a CDS encoding universal stress protein, whose translation MKLLLGIGGSDDSIRALERAVDRVAETGDDLTVAILRNPATEVDPAAIEERVRAVLDDAGVSAPIRQLEGDPGSRLVDLAEREDFDRIVLGGGETSPMGKIKLGGIAEFVLLNSHVSVTLVR comes from the coding sequence ATGAAGCTACTGCTGGGCATCGGCGGAAGCGACGACTCGATCCGCGCGCTGGAGCGCGCGGTCGACCGCGTCGCCGAAACGGGCGACGACCTGACGGTCGCGATCCTCCGAAACCCGGCGACCGAGGTCGATCCCGCGGCCATCGAGGAGCGGGTGCGGGCGGTCCTCGACGACGCGGGCGTGTCGGCCCCGATCCGACAGCTAGAGGGTGACCCCGGGAGCCGACTGGTCGACCTGGCCGAGCGCGAGGACTTCGACCGGATCGTCCTCGGTGGCGGCGAGACCAGTCCGATGGGCAAGATCAAACTGGGCGGTATCGCCGAGTTCGTCCTGTTGAACTCTCACGTCTCGGTGACGCTCGTCCGATGA
- a CDS encoding GNAT family N-acetyltransferase, protein MSGDDAFPDEPAGPFPEPPTTFDDREGRPITVRRYDEALDRDALEAMYEAFDPADRAQGIPPTGEERIADWLDAITGPETVNVVANHGDAVVGHATLVPDEPEATAELAIFVLQDYQGAGIGTTLIETLLGAGREAGVERVWLSVERWNDPAISLYEKVGFVASDTESFEHEMAIRL, encoded by the coding sequence ATGAGCGGTGACGACGCCTTCCCCGACGAGCCGGCCGGTCCCTTCCCCGAGCCGCCGACGACGTTCGACGACCGCGAGGGGCGGCCGATCACGGTGCGTCGGTACGACGAGGCGCTGGATCGAGACGCCCTGGAGGCGATGTACGAGGCGTTCGACCCCGCGGACCGGGCACAGGGCATCCCGCCGACTGGCGAGGAGCGCATCGCCGACTGGCTGGACGCGATCACCGGCCCGGAGACGGTGAACGTCGTCGCGAACCACGGCGACGCCGTCGTCGGGCACGCGACGCTCGTCCCCGACGAACCCGAGGCGACCGCCGAACTCGCCATCTTCGTCCTGCAGGACTACCAGGGTGCGGGCATCGGCACTACCCTGATCGAGACGCTCCTCGGCGCCGGGCGCGAGGCGGGGGTCGAACGCGTCTGGCTCTCGGTCGAGCGCTGGAACGACCCGGCCATCTCGCTGTACGAGAAGGTGGGGTTCGTCGCCAGCGACACCGAGAGCTTCGAACACGAGATGGCGATCCGTCTATAG
- a CDS encoding universal stress protein, giving the protein MTVPLSPSLVLVPVDGSEESLSAVEYATAIAAEYDAAVHALYVVSEDLARAIDTGAVDDASLAADTEAFLEAVVDVVDGAGVPLSTSMAYGFSTRQLSRHPGSVVLDTAEELGADFVVVPREPVSGDPDEVLAKAAEYVLLYASQPVLSV; this is encoded by the coding sequence ATGACCGTTCCGCTCTCGCCCTCGCTCGTGCTCGTCCCCGTCGACGGGAGCGAGGAGTCGCTCTCGGCCGTCGAGTACGCCACCGCCATCGCCGCCGAGTACGACGCTGCAGTCCACGCGCTCTACGTCGTCAGCGAGGACCTCGCGCGCGCCATCGACACCGGCGCCGTCGACGACGCGTCGCTCGCGGCCGACACCGAGGCCTTCCTCGAAGCCGTCGTCGACGTCGTCGACGGCGCGGGCGTGCCGCTCTCGACGTCGATGGCCTACGGCTTCTCGACCCGCCAACTCTCGCGGCATCCGGGCAGCGTCGTCCTCGACACCGCGGAGGAACTCGGTGCCGACTTCGTGGTCGTCCCGCGGGAACCCGTCTCCGGCGACCCCGACGAGGTGCTCGCGAAGGCCGCGGAGTACGTCCTCCTCTACGCGAGCCAGCCGGTCCTCTCAGTGTAA
- a CDS encoding universal stress protein, which produces MLPAFDRIVIATDGSESVRRAVHVALDFADRFDATVHALYVVDEGEVESSPERVREEMRAALDDSGEEALAEVAAATDRPVTTAVREGRPATVIREYAVEHDADVVAMGTRGRHGENRFLIGSVAERVVRTCPVPVLTVRQLDESERGGDGSAAA; this is translated from the coding sequence ATGCTACCCGCATTCGACCGGATCGTCATCGCCACCGACGGCTCCGAGAGCGTCCGCCGGGCCGTCCACGTCGCCCTCGATTTCGCCGACCGGTTCGACGCGACGGTCCACGCGCTCTACGTCGTCGACGAGGGCGAGGTCGAATCCTCGCCCGAACGAGTGCGCGAGGAGATGCGCGCCGCCCTCGACGATTCGGGGGAGGAAGCGTTGGCGGAGGTGGCCGCCGCGACCGACCGCCCGGTGACGACCGCCGTCCGCGAGGGGCGCCCGGCGACCGTGATTCGCGAGTACGCGGTCGAACACGACGCCGACGTGGTGGCGATGGGGACCCGCGGGCGCCACGGCGAGAACCGCTTTCTCATCGGGAGCGTCGCCGAGCGGGTCGTCCGCACCTGTCCCGTTCCCGTGCTGACGGTGCGACAGCTCGACGAGAGCGAGCGCGGCGGGGACGGTAGCGCCGCGGCCTGA
- a CDS encoding DHH family phosphoesterase: MDDDLIDSDALSLSRKSRLPGAGFFYPDSLDEEYADRRAREAIEGAEAVVVADGDADGLGCVALLREVYDAALDVAPFEASLAARADSSLTDDEDDEDDDDREDSPVGLVTASPHSLDDALERVAEYADPDVDVFVCDLCPDDESVIEVVEAVVARAETVRWFDHHQWDDDVAAAVRGAGVDLVVGESDEECTADVALRSLDYDFPDHLADLAAVTRDHDLWIKEDPRSDDLADYSHWASAEEYVTVVGRYGPALPEPVVDYLDHRRVEKERLIEAAVDRAEMESVGPWTVGVTYGRCSQNEVAEALREQGADAAVIVKPAGSASIRGSEGFERAHEVAGLVNGGGHPRAAGCKPDIYDDMLDYAYHWTTEGATTKQVILAAFERVASEAE; encoded by the coding sequence ATGGACGACGACCTTATCGATTCGGACGCGCTCTCGCTCTCGCGGAAGTCGCGGCTCCCCGGTGCCGGCTTCTTCTACCCCGACTCGCTCGACGAGGAGTACGCCGACCGTCGCGCCCGCGAGGCCATCGAGGGCGCCGAGGCGGTGGTCGTGGCCGACGGCGACGCCGACGGTCTCGGCTGTGTCGCCCTCCTCCGCGAAGTCTACGACGCCGCCCTCGACGTGGCGCCGTTCGAGGCGTCGCTGGCGGCCCGCGCCGACTCGAGCCTGACGGACGACGAGGACGACGAGGACGATGACGACCGCGAGGACTCCCCGGTCGGTCTCGTCACCGCCAGCCCCCACTCCCTCGACGACGCCCTCGAACGCGTCGCGGAGTACGCCGACCCCGACGTCGACGTCTTCGTCTGTGACCTCTGTCCCGACGACGAGTCGGTGATCGAGGTGGTGGAGGCGGTCGTCGCCCGTGCCGAGACGGTGCGGTGGTTCGACCACCACCAGTGGGACGACGACGTCGCCGCGGCGGTCCGCGGGGCCGGCGTCGACCTCGTCGTCGGGGAGAGCGACGAGGAGTGTACTGCCGACGTGGCGCTTCGCTCCCTCGACTACGACTTCCCCGACCACCTCGCCGACCTCGCGGCGGTCACGCGGGACCACGACCTCTGGATCAAGGAGGACCCCCGGAGCGACGACCTGGCCGACTACAGCCACTGGGCGAGCGCCGAGGAGTACGTGACCGTCGTCGGACGCTACGGTCCCGCCCTGCCGGAGCCGGTGGTCGATTACCTCGATCACCGTCGCGTCGAGAAGGAGCGACTGATCGAGGCGGCCGTCGACCGCGCCGAGATGGAATCCGTGGGACCGTGGACCGTCGGCGTCACCTACGGCCGGTGTTCGCAAAACGAGGTGGCCGAGGCCCTTCGGGAGCAGGGCGCCGACGCCGCGGTGATCGTCAAGCCCGCCGGGAGCGCGAGCATCCGCGGGAGCGAGGGGTTCGAGCGTGCCCACGAGGTGGCGGGGCTGGTGAACGGCGGCGGGCACCCCCGCGCCGCGGGCTGTAAGCCCGACATCTACGACGACATGCTGGACTACGCCTACCACTGGACGACGGAGGGGGCGACGACGAAACAGGTGATTCTGGCGGCGTTCGAGCGGGTGGCAAGCGAGGCCGAGTGA
- a CDS encoding DUF5807 family protein: MTDSDLDAFLAGDRLDHVVLYLTDDFLDDEGTIADYGTEVDGGVVLVVPGEKGRRLFSAGTGMDAMEFAKQAMGSEGDIDRDLQGGTCPDCGEGAAYILAFAEAQNEEVGGIYAEGDVIHAYAACPDGTAFSDRWIVDEA; this comes from the coding sequence ATGACCGACTCCGACCTCGACGCGTTCCTCGCGGGCGACCGTCTCGATCACGTCGTCCTCTATCTCACCGACGACTTCCTCGACGACGAGGGGACCATCGCCGACTACGGCACGGAAGTCGACGGCGGCGTCGTCCTCGTCGTCCCCGGCGAGAAGGGCCGCCGGCTCTTCTCGGCCGGCACCGGCATGGACGCCATGGAGTTCGCGAAACAGGCGATGGGGAGCGAGGGCGACATCGACCGCGACCTGCAGGGGGGCACCTGTCCCGACTGCGGCGAGGGCGCGGCCTACATCCTCGCGTTCGCCGAAGCACAGAACGAGGAGGTCGGCGGCATCTACGCCGAGGGCGACGTGATCCACGCCTACGCCGCCTGTCCCGACGGCACCGCGTTCTCGGATCGGTGGATCGTGGACGAGGCGTAA
- a CDS encoding DUF7112 family protein: MSDRVASDGDAVTTYRARLARSGGTRRPCLRLPDEAAVESGDLIRLVLDGTEYHAKVEGDAEGALIRGAADNRRLARADGEGANRLVEWVRGTDRETGQSVDLDEVTPGYLYGVRVPGRRAVYTVTRQPDSSLSSIAEGLDGDR, encoded by the coding sequence GTGTCCGACCGCGTCGCCAGCGACGGGGATGCGGTGACCACGTATCGCGCTCGACTCGCCCGGAGCGGCGGCACTCGCCGGCCCTGTCTTCGCCTCCCCGACGAGGCCGCCGTGGAATCGGGCGACCTGATCCGTCTCGTCCTCGACGGCACCGAGTATCACGCCAAGGTGGAGGGCGACGCGGAGGGTGCCCTGATTCGCGGCGCCGCCGACAACCGCCGCCTCGCACGGGCCGACGGCGAGGGTGCGAACCGCCTCGTCGAGTGGGTCCGCGGCACCGACCGCGAGACGGGACAGAGCGTCGACCTCGACGAGGTGACGCCGGGCTATCTCTACGGCGTTCGCGTCCCCGGTCGGCGGGCGGTGTACACCGTCACCCGCCAGCCCGACTCCTCGCTCTCCTCGATTGCGGAGGGGCTGGACGGCGACCGCTAG
- a CDS encoding 30S ribosomal protein S6e, producing the protein MADFKVVVSDPETGRTVQVEVDGQDANRFLGRELGDEVDGGAVGLDGTTLELTGGSDNAGRPLRSDVAGPALKELLLEGGVGFEPSRDGERKRVTVRGREVSDEVAQINATVVDGDADFDALTDDE; encoded by the coding sequence ATGGCAGACTTCAAGGTCGTCGTTTCGGACCCCGAGACGGGGCGGACGGTACAGGTCGAGGTCGACGGACAGGACGCGAACCGATTCCTCGGACGCGAACTCGGCGACGAGGTCGACGGCGGCGCCGTCGGCCTCGACGGGACCACGCTCGAACTGACGGGTGGCTCCGACAACGCCGGGCGCCCCCTGCGGTCGGACGTGGCCGGCCCCGCGCTGAAGGAACTCCTCCTCGAGGGCGGCGTCGGCTTCGAGCCCTCGCGCGACGGCGAGCGAAAGCGCGTGACCGTCCGCGGGCGAGAGGTTAGCGACGAAGTCGCCCAGATCAACGCGACGGTGGTCGACGGCGACGCCGACTTCGACGCCCTGACCGACGACGAGTAA
- a CDS encoding heavy metal translocating P-type ATPase, translating into MNGGNGCDEDAGHDHDHESSGDADGATAPDGASFRASVPSMDCASCASKVERSVDSLPGVTAVDPRPATGTLVVGYDPDATSDAAIRERVEAAGYDVAEAETETFAVPSMDCSSCAGTVESALSRIEGVVDYDARPASGRVAVTYDPARATRGDVVAGIENAGYEVIEGDRETDSIWRSRRAVKTGAGAALLLAGIVVEYLGVPNPTLTSVLGRTITLDWALYVLAAAVAGQAILRNGWYSARNRSLDIDFLMSAGVLGAVAVDLPFEAATLAVLFSISELLERYSMDRARTSMSELMDLSPDTATVVRGASETPGDGGATADTEETVAVEDVAVGDVVVVRPGERIPVDGVVREGTSAVDESPITGESVPVDVTEGDEVYAGSIVEEGYLEVETTAPAGESTLSKVIDLVEEAERDKSERERFIDRFADYYTPAVVALAVVTAVGPPLFGAPLETWFTRGLTLLVIACPCAFVISTPVSVVSGITSAARNGVLIKGGDRLEAMGEVDAVALDKTGTITTGELGVTDVVALNGTSEDDVLRCAAALERRSEHPIAGAIVEYASDRGVGGRDVTDFQSITGEGVRADLDGVTHYAGKPGLFADLGFDLEHTHVETDGGAAVGDLAPATCDHGTYLDLVNDVLPRLQAAGKTAVLVGTEDELEGVIAVADTVRPEAERSIAHLREAGIDRVVMLTGDNERTARAIAAQVGIDEADVYADLLPAEKVDVVRELAADSAAKEDARLPWNRTAGGVAMVGDGVNDAPALAAATVGVAMGAAGTDTAIETADVALMGDDLTRLPYLVTLARRANRVIETNVWSSLGVKAVLAAGAPLGLVSVVHAVVIGDMGMSLAVTGNAMRLANVEPEE; encoded by the coding sequence ATGAACGGTGGGAACGGGTGTGACGAGGACGCTGGCCACGACCACGATCACGAGTCGTCGGGCGACGCCGACGGGGCGACTGCGCCGGACGGCGCGTCGTTTCGCGCTTCGGTGCCGTCGATGGACTGTGCGTCGTGTGCGAGCAAGGTCGAGCGGAGCGTCGACTCGCTCCCCGGGGTCACGGCGGTCGATCCGCGCCCCGCGACCGGGACGCTCGTCGTCGGCTACGATCCCGACGCGACGAGCGACGCGGCGATCCGCGAGCGGGTCGAGGCGGCGGGCTACGACGTGGCCGAGGCGGAGACGGAGACGTTCGCGGTGCCGTCGATGGACTGCTCGTCGTGTGCCGGCACGGTCGAGTCGGCGCTGTCGCGGATCGAGGGCGTCGTCGACTACGACGCCCGGCCCGCCTCGGGCCGGGTCGCGGTGACGTACGACCCCGCGCGGGCGACCCGCGGCGACGTGGTGGCCGGCATCGAGAACGCCGGCTACGAGGTGATCGAGGGCGACCGGGAGACGGATTCGATCTGGCGGAGTCGGCGCGCGGTGAAGACGGGCGCCGGCGCCGCCCTCCTCCTCGCGGGAATCGTCGTCGAGTATCTGGGCGTCCCGAACCCCACCCTGACGAGCGTGCTGGGCCGAACGATCACCCTCGACTGGGCGCTGTACGTCCTCGCCGCGGCGGTTGCGGGACAGGCCATCCTGCGCAACGGGTGGTACTCGGCGCGAAACCGGAGCCTCGACATCGACTTCCTGATGAGCGCCGGGGTGCTGGGCGCCGTCGCGGTCGACCTCCCCTTCGAGGCGGCGACGCTCGCGGTCCTCTTTTCGATTTCCGAACTCCTCGAGCGCTACTCGATGGACCGTGCCCGCACGTCGATGTCGGAGCTGATGGACCTCTCGCCCGACACGGCGACGGTGGTGCGCGGAGCGTCGGAGACGCCCGGGGACGGCGGCGCAACCGCCGACACCGAGGAGACCGTCGCCGTCGAGGACGTGGCCGTCGGCGACGTGGTCGTGGTCCGACCGGGCGAGCGCATTCCGGTCGACGGCGTCGTCCGCGAGGGAACGAGCGCGGTGGACGAGTCCCCGATCACGGGCGAGAGCGTCCCCGTCGACGTCACCGAGGGCGACGAGGTGTACGCGGGTAGCATCGTCGAGGAGGGGTATCTGGAGGTGGAGACGACGGCGCCGGCGGGCGAGTCGACGCTGTCGAAGGTTATCGACCTCGTCGAGGAGGCGGAACGCGACAAGTCCGAGCGCGAGCGGTTCATCGACCGCTTCGCGGACTACTACACGCCAGCGGTGGTGGCGCTGGCGGTCGTGACCGCCGTCGGGCCGCCGCTGTTCGGCGCGCCCCTCGAAACGTGGTTCACGCGCGGGCTGACGCTCCTGGTGATCGCCTGTCCCTGCGCGTTCGTCATCAGCACCCCCGTCAGCGTCGTCTCGGGCATCACGAGCGCGGCACGCAACGGCGTCCTGATCAAGGGCGGCGACCGCCTGGAGGCGATGGGCGAGGTGGACGCCGTCGCCCTCGACAAGACGGGGACGATCACGACGGGCGAACTCGGCGTCACCGACGTGGTGGCGCTGAACGGGACGAGCGAGGACGACGTGCTGCGGTGTGCGGCGGCGCTGGAGCGCCGGAGCGAACACCCAATCGCGGGCGCCATCGTGGAGTACGCATCGGACCGTGGCGTCGGCGGCCGCGACGTGACCGACTTCCAGTCGATCACGGGTGAGGGCGTTCGCGCCGACCTCGACGGCGTCACCCACTACGCGGGCAAGCCGGGGCTGTTCGCGGACCTCGGCTTCGACCTCGAACACACGCACGTCGAGACGGACGGCGGCGCGGCCGTCGGCGACCTCGCCCCCGCGACCTGCGATCACGGTACCTACCTCGACCTCGTCAACGACGTGTTGCCGCGCCTGCAGGCCGCAGGCAAGACGGCGGTCCTCGTCGGTACCGAGGACGAACTCGAGGGCGTGATCGCCGTGGCCGATACGGTGCGCCCCGAGGCGGAGCGGTCCATCGCCCACCTGCGCGAGGCGGGCATCGACCGCGTCGTCATGCTGACCGGCGACAACGAGCGGACGGCCCGCGCTATCGCGGCGCAGGTCGGTATCGACGAGGCGGACGTGTACGCCGACCTCCTGCCCGCGGAGAAAGTCGACGTGGTGCGGGAGCTAGCCGCCGACTCGGCGGCGAAGGAAGACGCCCGCCTCCCGTGGAACCGTACCGCCGGCGGCGTGGCGATGGTGGGCGACGGCGTCAACGACGCCCCCGCGCTCGCGGCGGCGACGGTGGGCGTCGCCATGGGCGCCGCGGGCACCGACACCGCCATCGAGACGGCCGACGTGGCACTGATGGGCGACGACCTCACCCGCCTCCCCTACCTCGTCACCCTCGCCCGTCGCGCCAACCGCGTCATCGAGACGAACGTCTGGTCGTCGCTGGGCGTGAAGGCCGTCCTCGCGGCCGGCGCGCCGCTCGGGCTGGTGAGCGTCGTCCACGCCGTCGTCATCGGCGACATGGGGATGAGCCTCGCGGTGACGGGCAACGCGATGCGGCTGGCGAACGTCGAACCGGAGGAGTGA